In one window of Camelus bactrianus isolate YW-2024 breed Bactrian camel chromosome 13, ASM4877302v1, whole genome shotgun sequence DNA:
- the SLC1A7 gene encoding excitatory amino acid transporter 5, translating into MALGAILARGRDVCRRNGLLILSVLSVTVGCLLGFFLRTRRLSPQEISYFQFPGELLMRMLKMLILPLVVSSLMSGLASLDAKTSSRLGILTVAYYLWTTFVAVIVGIIMVSIIHPGGAAQKETTEQSGKPIMSSADPLLDLIRNMFPANLVEATFKQYRTKTTPIVKSPKLASEEAPPRRILIYGVQEENGSRVQNFALDLTPPPEVVYKSEPGTSDGMNVLGIVIFSATMGIMLGRMGDSGAPLVSFCQCLNESVMKIVAVAVWYFPFGIVFLIAGKILEMDNPTTVGKKLGFYAVTVVCGLVVHGLFILPLLYFFITKKNPIVFIRGILQALLIALATSSSSATLPITFKCLLENNHIDRRIARFVLPVGATINMDGTALYEAVAAIFIAQVNNYELDFGQIITISITATAASIGAAGIPQAGLVTMVIVLTSVGLPTDDITLIIAVDWALDRFRTMINVLGDALAAGIMAHICRKDFAQDMGTEKLPPCETKPVSLQEIVATQQNGCVKSVAEASELTLGPTCPHHVPVQVEQDEEPTTSSLDHCTIEISELETNV; encoded by the exons GAAATTAGTTACTTCCAGTTTCCTGGAGAGCTCCTGATGAGGATGCTGAAGATGCTGATCCTACCACTCGTGGTCTCCAG CTTGATGTCTGGCCTCGCCTCCCTGGATGCCAAGACCTCCAGCCGCCTGGGCATCCTGACTGTGGCATATTACCTGTGGACCACCTTCGTGGCAGTTATCGTGGGCATCATCATGGTCTCCATCATCCACCCAGGCGGTGCGGCCCAGAAAGAGACTACGGAGCAGAGCGGGAAGCCCATTATGAGCTCAGCTGACCCCCTGCTGGACCTCATCCG GAACATGTTCCCAGCCAACCTGGTGGAAGCCACATTCAAACAG TACCGCACCAAGACCACCCCCATCGTCAAGTCCCCCAAACTGGCATCAGAGGAAGCCCCTCCCCGGCGGATCCTCATCTACGGGGTCCAGGAGGAGAATGGCTCTCGTGTGCAGAACTTCGCCCTGGACCTGACCCCACCACCCGAGGTCGTTTACAAGTCAGAGCCTGGCACCAGCGACGGCATGAATGTGCTGGGAATCGTCATCTTCTCTGCCACCATGG GCATCATGCTGGGCCGCATGGGTGATAGCGGGGCCCCCCTGGTTAGCTTCTGCCAGTGCCTCAATGAGTCTGTCATGAAGATCGTGGCGGTGGCTGTGTG GTACTTCCCCTTTGGCATCGTGTTCCTCATCGCTGGCAAGATCCTGGAGATGGACAATCCCACAACGGTTGGAAAGAAGCTGGGCTTCTACGCAGTCACGGTGGTGTGCGGACTGGTGGTCCATGGCCTCTTTATCCTGCCCCTGCTCTACTTCTTCATCACCAAAAAGAACCCCATTGTCTTCATCCGAGGCATCCTCCAGGCGCTGCTCATTGCgctggccacctcctccag CTCAGCCACTCTGCCCATCACCTTCAAGTGCCTGCTGGAGAACAACCACATTGACCGGCGCATTGCCCGCTTTGTGCTGCCCGTGGGCGCCACCATCAACATGGATGGCACCGCGCTCTACGAGGCTGTGGCCGCCATCTTCATTGCCCAGGTCAACAACTATGAACTGGATTTCGGCCAGATCATCACCATCAG CATCACTGCCACCGCGGCCAGCATCGGGGCAGCTGGCATCCCCCAGGCCGGGCTCGTCACCATGGTCATCGTGCTTACCTCTGTGGGACTTCCCACAGACGACATCACCCTCATCATCGCTGTCGACTGGGCTCT GGACCGTTTCCGCACCATGATTAACGTGCTGGGTGATGCACTGGCTGCCGGGATCATGGCCCATATCTGCCGGAAGGACTTTGCTCAGGACATGGGCACCGAG AAACTGCCACCCTGCGAGACCAAGCCTGTGAGCCTCCAGGAGATTGTGGCGACCCAGCAGAATGGCTGTGTGAAGAGTGTGGCTGAGGCCTCAGAGCTGACCCTGGGCCCCACCTGTCCCCACCATGTCCCTGTCCAGGTGGAACAGGATGAGGAACCAACCACCTCCAGTCTGGACCACTGTACCATTGAGATCAGTGAGCTTGAGACCAATGTCTGA